The DNA region ACAATTAATCTCAGAAAAGGATATAGATCAAGATATTAGAGAATTCTTAAAGATAATATTGATAGTATTCAGTATAGCAGCAACACTATTGTTATTAACCATAATTTTTGAAGGAGTATCATACAAATTCAATGAAAACAAATTGAAAGTACAAGCTAGAACAGATTCTCTCACAGGTTCTAATAATAGGAGTTATTTCATGGAGCTTGCAGTGAATGAATTCAATTTAGCTAAGAAGCAGAATCGACAATTTAATGTTCTTATGTTAGATATTGATTACTTTAAGAGCGTGAACGATAATTATGGACATCGTATAGGAGATATGGTCCTTGAGAACATGGCACGTTTAAGTGTGAAGTCACTAGGGAAAAATGCAATCTTCGGTAGAATTGGAGGAGAAGAATTCGCTGCAATAATAATGGATATAGGAGAAATGGAAGCTTTTATAGCCGCAGAAGATCTTAGAACCAAAATATCAGAAATGGATATTGATACTCATAAAGGTAGAATAAGCATTAATGTAAGTATCGGATTAACAAGTATGAAGAAAAATGATTTACATTTAAAAGATATTATAGAAAGAGCAGATGAAGCCATGTATGAAGCCAAGAAAAGCGGTAGGAATAAAGTTAAAATAAAATGAAGGTCCATGGTATCTTCTATTTTGATTATTTGATATGATTCATAAAGAGGTATACCTCTTTAATTTTTTTGTGTCGACATGAATATGTTTTCTATGATACAATTATCTAATGTAAACAAAATTTAAAATTATGAAAGGTGATGTTATATGGTAAGCATTAAAGATGTCGCTAAAAAAGCGAATGTATCCATATCATCTGTATCTAATGCACTTAATGGTAGAGCAAATGTTAGCGAAGAAACAAGAAAGCGTATAGTGGAGATAGCAAAAGAAATGAACTATTACCCAAATACTATGGCTAGAAATCTGAAAGTTAAACGAACTAAAACAGTTGCTTTATGTTTTAGTGAATTCGACAGGAATTTCTATTTCCAAATAATAAAGGGAATAAATGACTGTGTGGTACACAATGGTTATGACCTAATAATATGTGCTCATCATTCAATAGAAAAATTTCTAAGAAATGGTTTTATTGATGGAGCTATGGTTTTAGATAAAAATGTTTCAGATGAGTTGATATTGTCAGCAGTAAGTGATGAATTACCTATTGTTGTGCTAGATAGAGAGCTAGAGGGAAAAAATATCTATTCAGTGGTTGTAGATAATTATAGAGCCATGCGTGATTTGGTTAATGAATTGATTGTAAAAGGATATACTCGATTTTCTTATGTTAGTGGTGTTGAACATACTCAAGATAATATAGAGCGTTATGAAGGCATGAAAGATACGCTTAATGAAAAAGGTATTGAATTTATATCTAAGAATTATTATCATGGTGATTTTACAGAAAAAAGTGGTTATCAATCAGCTAAACTTATGATTATAAGTAAGAACATACCAGAAGTAGTGATCTGTGCAAATGACAATATGGCTATAGGAGTAATAAAAGCTTTTAAAGAATCAGATATAAGAATTCCTGAAGATGTAAGTGTAATAGGATTTGATGATATTGAGTTGGCTAATTATCTAGAACCACATCTTACCACTATATCAACTCCAAAATATGAGTGGGGTATGTACGCAGCTACTATATTATTCAGAATACTAGTGGAACATGAAGAAAGCATAATACCTAATAAAATACAAGCAAATATAAGATGGAGACAAACAAGTAGATAACAAAAAAAAATTTTGCCTTTTTAATAAAAGGTTTTATTAAAAGATAAAAGTATTTCAAAATAATATTGCAACTATATATTTGTGAGTGTATAAATAACAAAAAAATAACATATATTACAATATTATTGGCTATATTATATAAAAACATAGTTGACAATTTGTTTTTATAGTGATATTATTGCTTTATAAATTGTAAAACGTTTTATATAATAAGGAGGCAAAATAATAATGTTAAAGAAAATAAGTGTCATATTAGTTTCAATCTTGATCATTTCAACAATTGCAGTTGGTTGTAAATCTGAGTCTGCTTCAGATACTCAATCTACAGATACAACACAAACTACTGGTTCAAAAGTTAAAGATGTAACAATAACTATATTTCAATCGAAAGTAGAGATAACAGAACAACTAGAAAAATTGGCAAAAGAATACAGTGACATGACAGATGGTGTTGAAGTTGAAGTATGGGGTACAACTGGTGATGATTATATGACTCAACTTCAAACTAAACTAGGTGCTGGTCAAGGACCTACAATACTTTCTGCTGGGGTTGGTACTGAAGCAGAAGATTTAAGTGATTATCTGTATGATCTATCCAATGAAGAATACGTTAAGTACATAGCTCCAGGTATGGAGGTTAGGAGTAAAGATGGTAAATTGATTGGTATACCATATGGTGCTGAAGGATTTGGATTTGTATATAATAAATCCTTAGTAGATGCTTCAAAAATAACAGATTATGATTCTTTTTCTAATACATTAAAAGAATTGAAAGAATCAGATGTTCAAGCAGTGAGTTTAACAAAAGAAGCATATTTCTTGATAGCACATATATTAAATGTTCCATTTGCACTTCAAGATGATCCAGAAGCCTTTGTTGAAGAATTGACCAATGGTACTAAGAAAATGACTGGTAATCCTATTTTTGAAGAATGGGCTAAATTTATGGAAATTATAAAAAGTGAAGGAGTGAATCCATTAGAGATTAATTATGATACTCAGACTGGTGATTTCGCTACTGGGAAAACTGCAATGATTCACCAAGGAAACTGGGCTTATGGTATGTTTGATAGCTACGATATAGATTTTGATATGGGTATTTTATCAATGCCTGTGAATGGAAACGATAAAATAAGTGTTGGAATTCCAAATTCATGGGGAATTAATGCCAGTGCTTCCGAAGATGAGATAAAAGCCGCCCTTGAATTCTTAGATTGGTTATTTACAAGTGAAAAAGGTCAATCATATATAGTTGATAAATTCGGTTTTATACCTGCTATGACCAATATGAAAACAGATACACTAGACCCTCTTGGAAAAGAAGTTGCAGAGTATACTGCTTCTGGAAAAACATTACCTTGGGTATTTAACATATGGCCAGCAGGAATTGTCAATAATGATTTTGTTCCAGCTACACAGAAATTCTTCTCAAATGAGAAAATGACAGGTAATGAATTTTTACAAGAACTAGATAAAGCTTGGGAAAATGCAACAAAATAAAAAGCACAAATGAAAAAGCATTAATTAGATTGGTTGGAAAAGATTGCTTTCCAACCAATCTATTATACATAATATTTAGGAGGTAGCCATGAAAAAAAGTAAAAAGAAAATGTGGTTCGCAGTGTTTACATTACCGACAGTTTTTATTTTTTTAACAGTAGTCTTAATACCTTTTAGTATGGGAATTGTATACTCTTTCTTTGAATGGGATGGAATGGCTCTACATGAGAAAAAATTTATTGGTTTCAGCAATTATATCAATATGTTTTCTGACGAAAGATTTATTTCATCCATTTGGATAACTGTCAAATATACATTAATAGCTGCATTGATCATTAATGTTTTAGGATTATTGTTTGCACTTTTGGTTACTCAAAAACTTAAAGTAAGAAATACCTTAAGAACTATGTTTTTTATGCCTAATCTTATTGGAGGACTTATATTAGGTTTCATATGGCAGTTTATATTCATGAAAGTGTTTGAACAAATAGGAAGTTCTACAGGACTTGATAATATATTTTTTAATTGGATATTAGATGAGAAATTTGCATTATTTGCCATAATCCTAGTTAGTACTTGGCAGATGGCTGGTTATATAATGATTATATATATTACAGGAATACAGAGTATTCCTACAGAATTATTAGAGGCAGCAAAAGTTGATGGAGCAGGATATTTCCAGAGATTTAAAAGTATTATGTTCCCACTTCTTACACCTGCATTTACTGTAAGTTTATTTCTGAGTTTATCCAATTCCTTCAAGATATATGATGTCAACTTATCGTTAACTGGTGGAGGACCTTATAACTCGACTGAGATGTTTGCTATGAATGTTTATAATGAGATATTCAGTTACAAGAACTTCGGATATGGACAATCAAAAGCAGTAATGTTCTTTTTCTTTGTGGCTTTGATTACCTTGGTTCAAGTATATTTAAGCAAGAAAAGAGAGGTTGAGATGTAATGAACAAAATGAAGAGATTAATTATTGAGGTATTGGCTTTGTTACTTGGTATCGTTTATCTGTTACCAGTTTACATAATGATTGTTAACGCGTTCAAAGATAGAGCTCAGATGTATGATAATGTTTTAGCTTTGCCGGATAAGTTCGATTTTGTGTTTTTTAAAAGGGCAATAGAAAAAATGGATTACATAAAAGCATTTTCAAATTCACTACTCATTGCTGTTCTAAGTATAGGATTCATTATAATACTAGCTTCTATGACTGCATGGATGTTAGTCAGGACCAAACATATTATTAGTAAAATAATATTCTTTACTTTTATTGCAACAATGTTGATTCCGTTTCAAGCTGTAATGATGCCACTTATGCAATTCATGGGATTCATATCAAAAAATACTATTTTTCAGATGTTGAATACCAGATTCGGTCTTATATATATGTACATAGGTTTTGGAACAAGTATGGCAGTGTTTCTATTTCATGGATTCATAAAAGGTATACCAATATCTCTTGAAGAGGCAGCGACTATTGATGGATGTAATAAATGGAAGATATTCTGGAACATAATATTTCCTATATTAAAACCAACAACTGTAACAGTAATTATACTTGACCTTATTTGGATATGGAACGATTTC from Vallitalea longa includes:
- a CDS encoding LacI family DNA-binding transcriptional regulator, coding for MVSIKDVAKKANVSISSVSNALNGRANVSEETRKRIVEIAKEMNYYPNTMARNLKVKRTKTVALCFSEFDRNFYFQIIKGINDCVVHNGYDLIICAHHSIEKFLRNGFIDGAMVLDKNVSDELILSAVSDELPIVVLDRELEGKNIYSVVVDNYRAMRDLVNELIVKGYTRFSYVSGVEHTQDNIERYEGMKDTLNEKGIEFISKNYYHGDFTEKSGYQSAKLMIISKNIPEVVICANDNMAIGVIKAFKESDIRIPEDVSVIGFDDIELANYLEPHLTTISTPKYEWGMYAATILFRILVEHEESIIPNKIQANIRWRQTSR
- a CDS encoding ABC transporter substrate-binding protein, with translation MLKKISVILVSILIISTIAVGCKSESASDTQSTDTTQTTGSKVKDVTITIFQSKVEITEQLEKLAKEYSDMTDGVEVEVWGTTGDDYMTQLQTKLGAGQGPTILSAGVGTEAEDLSDYLYDLSNEEYVKYIAPGMEVRSKDGKLIGIPYGAEGFGFVYNKSLVDASKITDYDSFSNTLKELKESDVQAVSLTKEAYFLIAHILNVPFALQDDPEAFVEELTNGTKKMTGNPIFEEWAKFMEIIKSEGVNPLEINYDTQTGDFATGKTAMIHQGNWAYGMFDSYDIDFDMGILSMPVNGNDKISVGIPNSWGINASASEDEIKAALEFLDWLFTSEKGQSYIVDKFGFIPAMTNMKTDTLDPLGKEVAEYTASGKTLPWVFNIWPAGIVNNDFVPATQKFFSNEKMTGNEFLQELDKAWENATK
- a CDS encoding carbohydrate ABC transporter permease — its product is MKKSKKKMWFAVFTLPTVFIFLTVVLIPFSMGIVYSFFEWDGMALHEKKFIGFSNYINMFSDERFISSIWITVKYTLIAALIINVLGLLFALLVTQKLKVRNTLRTMFFMPNLIGGLILGFIWQFIFMKVFEQIGSSTGLDNIFFNWILDEKFALFAIILVSTWQMAGYIMIIYITGIQSIPTELLEAAKVDGAGYFQRFKSIMFPLLTPAFTVSLFLSLSNSFKIYDVNLSLTGGGPYNSTEMFAMNVYNEIFSYKNFGYGQSKAVMFFFFVALITLVQVYLSKKREVEM
- a CDS encoding carbohydrate ABC transporter permease — protein: MNKMKRLIIEVLALLLGIVYLLPVYIMIVNAFKDRAQMYDNVLALPDKFDFVFFKRAIEKMDYIKAFSNSLLIAVLSIGFIIILASMTAWMLVRTKHIISKIIFFTFIATMLIPFQAVMMPLMQFMGFISKNTIFQMLNTRFGLIYMYIGFGTSMAVFLFHGFIKGIPISLEEAATIDGCNKWKIFWNIIFPILKPTTVTVIILDLIWIWNDFLLPSLILSSKSLRTIPLSTFYFFGEFTIQWNMAMAGLVLTIIPVIIFYIFAQKHIIQGVTAGAVK